The Acidobacteriota bacterium genome includes the window AATCAGCTACCACCGCGGAGAGAAAGAACTTAGCCAAAGTAAGGAAGGGGGAGTTTGAGGGCTTCTTCGAGAAGATAAAAGACCCCGCTTGGAAGCCCGATTTCGGTCCCACCGAGGTTCACCCCACCGCTGGTGTGGTGGCGATCGGGGCGAGGGAGTTCCTCATTGCCTTTAATGTGAACTTAGGGACGAATGATATCGAGATAGCGAATAAGATAGCCCGGGCGGTGCGTCATATCTCCGGGGGGTTTCGCTATGTAAAGGCGCTGGGGATGAGCCTTGAGGACAGAGGGATCGTTCAGGTATCGATGAACCTGGTTAATTACAAGAAAACCCCTATCTTCCGGGTGGTTGAGCTTATCCGCGCTGAGGCACGGCGCTACGGAGTGCCGGTGATCGGGAGCGAGATCGTGGGCTTGGTGCCGAATGATGCCCTTCTTGCTTGTGCCGATTTCTATCTCCAGCTTGAGGATTTTGATCCCTCCCAGGTGATCGAAAACCGGTTGGAGGAGGAAGGCTGACCCTTAAGCCTAATCTGTTCATAATTTAAGGGGGAGTTCCCCCCCTTTTTATGCTTCGAAAGATAAGAATGGTTTTGCTATTGGGCATCCCAGTAAAAATAAGGAAGCTTTCGCTTCCTTAAAATAAATATGGTTCTCCTTAATAGTTATTTCTTGGAGAACTCCTCTATCGCCTGAACCATCGGCTGCATATACATCAGAGCAGGACCACCACCCATAAGCACCGCTTCGAAGCCAGCTTCCATCAGTTCGTCCTTGGTGGCACCTGCTTTGAGTGCAGCGTCCACATGGAAGGCGATACACCACTCGCACTGGCAGACAATAGCCAGAGCAACCGCGATGAGCTCCTTTGTCTTCGGATCAAGAGCGCCCTTTTTGCCCACCTTTCCCATAAAATTTACAAAGCCAAGCGTAGCATCGGGGTACGCCTTCCGAAGCATAGCAAGCGAGTTGTGGATCTGATCCAATTTCTCCTTCATCTTACCCATGACATCCTCCTTTCTATACATTCCTTTGTTGGATTAACTCACTTCTTTCCCCCTTTGGTAACCCTTAAAATGAACCAGGCAAGCAAAATTAGACTAACGGTAGCAACCACGAGACCTATTATAATGCCTAAGAGAACTGGGTTCATAACTCTTCCCTTAGTTGTGTTGTTTCCTCTTTGGAGATGAATCGATAGCGGAATTCGGGGTCTACCTTCTTTACCACCTCATTCAAGGTATCCTCGTATTCTTCCTCAAACCAGTGGTAAAAAGAGGGATTTGGTACCTCTATCAGATGTATCCCTTCACGGAAGCCAAAATAACGGGTGGGCTTTAGCCATTGGTTGAAGGTGAAAGCATCCAGCATCTGCGCAACTTCGGCTAAGATCTTTTCCCAGGTCTTCTTCCCTTTTTCAGCCATCTTCTCGGAGAGATTGGGGGAGCTTCTTTTTTTTGGGGAAATTTCCCCCTTTATTTCCCTTTTCCGTGGGGTATTTCCTCCCACCTCCTCGAGGTCTTTAGCGAGGTCGGAGCGAAGGCGAGAGGCTATGTCGATTGAAGAGACAGCTTCCTCTTCTTCCTTGGGGGGCAGAGTTTTCTTTTGGGAGATATTGAGGAAATAGGC containing:
- the ftcD gene encoding glutamate formimidoyltransferase produces the protein MRKIIECVPNFSEGKRKEVIDEIVNAVKETPGVRVLNISSDPSHNRSVLTMVGDDKGLKQAVLTLFEKAVSLIDLTKHKGEHPRMGAVDVVPFVPVKGVTMDDCIALSKEVGKEVGERFKIPVYLYEESATTAERKNLAKVRKGEFEGFFEKIKDPAWKPDFGPTEVHPTAGVVAIGAREFLIAFNVNLGTNDIEIANKIARAVRHISGGFRYVKALGMSLEDRGIVQVSMNLVNYKKTPIFRVVELIRAEARRYGVPVIGSEIVGLVPNDALLACADFYLQLEDFDPSQVIENRLEEEG
- a CDS encoding carboxymuconolactone decarboxylase family protein, which encodes MGKMKEKLDQIHNSLAMLRKAYPDATLGFVNFMGKVGKKGALDPKTKELIAVALAIVCQCEWCIAFHVDAALKAGATKDELMEAGFEAVLMGGGPALMYMQPMVQAIEEFSKK